Proteins co-encoded in one Bombus pyrosoma isolate SC7728 linkage group LG4, ASM1482585v1, whole genome shotgun sequence genomic window:
- the LOC122566936 gene encoding long-chain fatty acid transport protein 4-like isoform X1, which produces MTNTRTFRETRRVSTSVHMLMNTVASCALYTVVERTFSRVLVAASISCPRRAYSSSNVNPIYGKFLPFFLLFLFLFFLPPFFLKFTRSRTIHRDRTCADRSRDMGVHELVIAVLSVFIGAYLFTGKRRRFIYLLYKTLPRDVLGAYRFVRVNVLLWWWEWQNFTVAKLFTRHATANPDKIAFIFEDKEWSYRELEEYSNQLGRYFHGKSLSREDSVGLILESRPEYVGIWLGLSKAGLVGALLNTNLRQDVLVHSIKAANCKAVIFGSNFKDAINEIRERIPNVALYQWSELPDTPCLEGAIDLNPEISNVDPSPLDTVALGTPRDKLIYIYTSGTTGMPKAAVITNLRYMLMSCGVNSMLNLRPTDRIYNSLPLYHTAGGLIGVGQALLRGITVVLRRRFSASKFWSDCVHYECTIAQYIGEICRYLLTAPSASCDTTHKVRLMFGNGLRPQIWKPFVERFGVKQIGEFYGATEGNSNLVNIDNKIGAVGFVPLCAGSLYPVALLRVDEETGEPLREPDGLCIRCKPGESGIFVGKINPKRVLNDFSGYVDRKASEQKILRDVFRKGDRVFNSGDILLMDEFGYFYFKDRTGDTFRWHGENVATSEVEAVVSNLIGLKDAAVYGVEVPGTEGKAGMAAVYDPENTLNIKEMAEGLKKSLPSYARPLFVRVLSELPMTGTFKLKKKDLQEDGFNIKKVSDPIYFLDNSGVYVKLTEEIYNNILDGKIRL; this is translated from the exons ATGACGAATACTCGCACATTTCGCGAGACGAGGCGAGTAAGTACGAGTGTACACATGTTGATGAACACAGTCGCATCGTGTGCACTGTACACCGTCGTCGAACGGACGTTTAGTCGTGTTTTGGTCGCGGCATCGATCTCCTGTCCGCGTCGAGCGTACTCGTCATCGAACGTAAACCCAATCTACGGCaaattccttcctttctttcttctttttctctttttatttttccttccgCCTTTCTTTCTAAAGTTCACACGATCAAGGACGATCCATCGCGACCGAACGTGCGCCGACAGATCCAGGGACATGGGAGTGCACGAGTTGGTGATCGCGGTTTTGTCCGTATTTATCGGCGCTTATTTGTTCACGGGAAAACGACGACGCTTCATTTACTTGCTCTACAAAACCTTGCCTAGAGACGTGCT GGGCGCATACAGGTTCGTTCGTGTGAACGTGTTGCTATGGTGGTGGGAGTGGCAAAACTTCACCGTGGCGAAATTATTTACGAGGCACGCCACTGCTAACCCCGACAAGATTGCATTCATCTTCGAGGACAAAGAATGGAGTTATCGGGAG CTGGAAGAATACAGCAATCAACTGGGACGTTACTTCCATGGAAAATCCTTGTCTCGCGAAGATAGCGTTGGCTTGATCTTGGAAAGTCGGCCTGAGTACGTAGGTATCTGGTTGGGTCTGAGCAAAGCCGGCTTAGTGGGTGCCCTTCTTAACACAAACCTTCGGCAGGATGTTCTGGTGCATAGTATCAAGGCTGCTAACTGCAAGGCTGTTATCTTTGgatcaaattttaaagatg CTATTAACGAAATCAGGGAGAGAATTCCGAACGTGGCACTGTATCAGTGGTCAGAATTGCCCGATACTCCATGTTTGGAAGGAGCAATCGATCTAAACCCGGAAATCAGCAACGTCGATCCCAGCCCCTTGGATACCGTGGCTCTTGGTACCCCTAGAGAcaaattgatttatatatacacatcTGGCACCACCGGGATGCCGAAAGCTGCTGTTATTACCAATTTAAG GTACATGCTGATGTCGTGCGGCGTGAATTCTATGCTGAACCTACGACCGACCGATCGAATTTACAATTCTTTACCACTCTATCACACGGCTGGAGGACTAATTGGAGTAGGTCAAGCATTACTGAGAGGAATCACGGTTGTTCTCCGCAGACGCTTCAGCGCCTCCAAATTCTGGTCGGATTGCGTCCATTATGAATGCACG ATAGCGCAATACATAGGCGAGATCTGTCGGTATCTGCTTACCGCGCCATCAGCTTCGTGTGACACCACGCACAAAGTTCGATTAATGTTTGGAAACGGTCTCAGACCTCAGATTTGGAAGCCTTTCGTGGAGAGATTCGGCGTGAAGCAAATAGGCGAATTTTACGGTGCCACTGAAGGGAATTCGAATCTTG tGAACATCGATAACAAGATTGGCGCAGTGGGATTCGTGCCACTCTGCGCTGGTTCCTTGTATCCTGTAGCGTTATTGAGAGTCGACGAAGAAACTGGAGAACCTTTGAGAGAACCAGACGGCCTGTGTATTCGTTGCAAACCTG GAGAGTCAGGTATTTTTGTGGGTAAAATCAATCCAAAGAGGGTGTTAAATGACTTCTCTGGATACGTAGATAGGAAAGCGTCGGAACAAAAAATTCTTCGCGATGTTTTTCGAAAAGGAGACCGAGTCTTCAATTCTG GTGATATTTTGCTCATGGatgaatttggatatttctacTTTAAGGATAGGACTGGTGACACGTTTAG GTGGCACGGTGAAAATGTCGCCACTTCTGAGGTAGAGGCTGTTGTCAGCAACTTGATAGGTTTAAAGGACGCAGCTGTATATGGAGTCGAG GTACCTGGAACCGAAGGAAAAGCTGGAATGGCTGCCGTTTACGATCCAGAAAACACTCTGAACATCAAAGAAATGGCAGAAggtttaaaaaaatctttgcCATCGTACGCCAGACCTCTTTTCGTTCGGGTCTTATCAGAATTACCGATGACTG GCACGTTTAAGTTGAAGAAAAAGGATCTTCAAGAAGACGGATTCAATATTAAGAAg GTTTCAGATCCAATTTATTTCCTTGACAATTCTGGTGTCTATGTGAAGCTGACggaagaaatttataacaatatactcGATGGGAAGATCCGATTGTGA
- the LOC122566936 gene encoding long-chain fatty acid transport protein 4-like isoform X3 → MGVHELVIAVLSVFIGAYLFTGKRRRFIYLLYKTLPRDVLGAYRFVRVNVLLWWWEWQNFTVAKLFTRHATANPDKIAFIFEDKEWSYRELEEYSNQLGRYFHGKSLSREDSVGLILESRPEYVGIWLGLSKAGLVGALLNTNLRQDVLVHSIKAANCKAVIFGSNFKDAINEIRERIPNVALYQWSELPDTPCLEGAIDLNPEISNVDPSPLDTVALGTPRDKLIYIYTSGTTGMPKAAVITNLRYMLMSCGVNSMLNLRPTDRIYNSLPLYHTAGGLIGVGQALLRGITVVLRRRFSASKFWSDCVHYECTIAQYIGEICRYLLTAPSASCDTTHKVRLMFGNGLRPQIWKPFVERFGVKQIGEFYGATEGNSNLVNIDNKIGAVGFVPLCAGSLYPVALLRVDEETGEPLREPDGLCIRCKPGESGIFVGKINPKRVLNDFSGYVDRKASEQKILRDVFRKGDRVFNSGDILLMDEFGYFYFKDRTGDTFRWHGENVATSEVEAVVSNLIGLKDAAVYGVEVPGTEGKAGMAAVYDPENTLNIKEMAEGLKKSLPSYARPLFVRVLSELPMTVFILLGTFKLKKKDLQEDGFNIKKVSDPIYFLDNSGVYVKLTEEIYNNILDGKIRL, encoded by the exons ATGGGAGTGCACGAGTTGGTGATCGCGGTTTTGTCCGTATTTATCGGCGCTTATTTGTTCACGGGAAAACGACGACGCTTCATTTACTTGCTCTACAAAACCTTGCCTAGAGACGTGCT GGGCGCATACAGGTTCGTTCGTGTGAACGTGTTGCTATGGTGGTGGGAGTGGCAAAACTTCACCGTGGCGAAATTATTTACGAGGCACGCCACTGCTAACCCCGACAAGATTGCATTCATCTTCGAGGACAAAGAATGGAGTTATCGGGAG CTGGAAGAATACAGCAATCAACTGGGACGTTACTTCCATGGAAAATCCTTGTCTCGCGAAGATAGCGTTGGCTTGATCTTGGAAAGTCGGCCTGAGTACGTAGGTATCTGGTTGGGTCTGAGCAAAGCCGGCTTAGTGGGTGCCCTTCTTAACACAAACCTTCGGCAGGATGTTCTGGTGCATAGTATCAAGGCTGCTAACTGCAAGGCTGTTATCTTTGgatcaaattttaaagatg CTATTAACGAAATCAGGGAGAGAATTCCGAACGTGGCACTGTATCAGTGGTCAGAATTGCCCGATACTCCATGTTTGGAAGGAGCAATCGATCTAAACCCGGAAATCAGCAACGTCGATCCCAGCCCCTTGGATACCGTGGCTCTTGGTACCCCTAGAGAcaaattgatttatatatacacatcTGGCACCACCGGGATGCCGAAAGCTGCTGTTATTACCAATTTAAG GTACATGCTGATGTCGTGCGGCGTGAATTCTATGCTGAACCTACGACCGACCGATCGAATTTACAATTCTTTACCACTCTATCACACGGCTGGAGGACTAATTGGAGTAGGTCAAGCATTACTGAGAGGAATCACGGTTGTTCTCCGCAGACGCTTCAGCGCCTCCAAATTCTGGTCGGATTGCGTCCATTATGAATGCACG ATAGCGCAATACATAGGCGAGATCTGTCGGTATCTGCTTACCGCGCCATCAGCTTCGTGTGACACCACGCACAAAGTTCGATTAATGTTTGGAAACGGTCTCAGACCTCAGATTTGGAAGCCTTTCGTGGAGAGATTCGGCGTGAAGCAAATAGGCGAATTTTACGGTGCCACTGAAGGGAATTCGAATCTTG tGAACATCGATAACAAGATTGGCGCAGTGGGATTCGTGCCACTCTGCGCTGGTTCCTTGTATCCTGTAGCGTTATTGAGAGTCGACGAAGAAACTGGAGAACCTTTGAGAGAACCAGACGGCCTGTGTATTCGTTGCAAACCTG GAGAGTCAGGTATTTTTGTGGGTAAAATCAATCCAAAGAGGGTGTTAAATGACTTCTCTGGATACGTAGATAGGAAAGCGTCGGAACAAAAAATTCTTCGCGATGTTTTTCGAAAAGGAGACCGAGTCTTCAATTCTG GTGATATTTTGCTCATGGatgaatttggatatttctacTTTAAGGATAGGACTGGTGACACGTTTAG GTGGCACGGTGAAAATGTCGCCACTTCTGAGGTAGAGGCTGTTGTCAGCAACTTGATAGGTTTAAAGGACGCAGCTGTATATGGAGTCGAG GTACCTGGAACCGAAGGAAAAGCTGGAATGGCTGCCGTTTACGATCCAGAAAACACTCTGAACATCAAAGAAATGGCAGAAggtttaaaaaaatctttgcCATCGTACGCCAGACCTCTTTTCGTTCGGGTCTTATCAGAATTACCGATGACTG tttttattttactagGCACGTTTAAGTTGAAGAAAAAGGATCTTCAAGAAGACGGATTCAATATTAAGAAg GTTTCAGATCCAATTTATTTCCTTGACAATTCTGGTGTCTATGTGAAGCTGACggaagaaatttataacaatatactcGATGGGAAGATCCGATTGTGA
- the LOC122566936 gene encoding long-chain fatty acid transport protein 4-like isoform X2, which translates to MTNTRTFRETRRVSTSVHMLMNTVASCALYTVVERTFSRVLVAASISCPRRAYSSSNVNPIYGKFLPFFLLFLFLFFLPPFFLKFTRSRTIHRDRTCADRSRDMGVHELVIAVLSVFIGAYLFTGKRRRFIYLLYKTLPRDVLGAYRFVRVNVLLWWWEWQNFTVAKLFTRHATANPDKIAFIFEDKEWSYRELEEYSNQLGRYFHGKSLSREDSVGLILESRPEYVGIWLGLSKAGLVGALLNTNLRQDVLVHSIKAANCKAVIFGSNFKDAINEIRERIPNVALYQWSELPDTPCLEGAIDLNPEISNVDPSPLDTVALGTPRDKLIYIYTSGTTGMPKAAVITNLRYMLMSCGVNSMLNLRPTDRIYNSLPLYHTAGGLIGVGQALLRGITVVLRRRFSASKFWSDCVHYECTIAQYIGEICRYLLTAPSASCDTTHKVRLMFGNGLRPQIWKPFVERFGVKQIGEFYGATEGNSNLVNIDNKIGAVGFVPLCAGSLYPVALLRVDEETGEPLREPDGLCIRCKPGESGIFVGKINPKRVLNDFSGYVDRKASEQKILRDVFRKGDRVFNSGDILLMDEFGYFYFKDRTGDTFRWHGENVATSEVEAVVSNLIGLKDAAVYGVEVPGTEGKAGMAAVYDPENTLNIKEMAEGLKKSLPSYARPLFVRVLSELPMTVFILLGTFKLKKKDLQEDGFNIKKVSDPIYFLDNSGVYVKLTEEIYNNILDGKIRL; encoded by the exons ATGACGAATACTCGCACATTTCGCGAGACGAGGCGAGTAAGTACGAGTGTACACATGTTGATGAACACAGTCGCATCGTGTGCACTGTACACCGTCGTCGAACGGACGTTTAGTCGTGTTTTGGTCGCGGCATCGATCTCCTGTCCGCGTCGAGCGTACTCGTCATCGAACGTAAACCCAATCTACGGCaaattccttcctttctttcttctttttctctttttatttttccttccgCCTTTCTTTCTAAAGTTCACACGATCAAGGACGATCCATCGCGACCGAACGTGCGCCGACAGATCCAGGGACATGGGAGTGCACGAGTTGGTGATCGCGGTTTTGTCCGTATTTATCGGCGCTTATTTGTTCACGGGAAAACGACGACGCTTCATTTACTTGCTCTACAAAACCTTGCCTAGAGACGTGCT GGGCGCATACAGGTTCGTTCGTGTGAACGTGTTGCTATGGTGGTGGGAGTGGCAAAACTTCACCGTGGCGAAATTATTTACGAGGCACGCCACTGCTAACCCCGACAAGATTGCATTCATCTTCGAGGACAAAGAATGGAGTTATCGGGAG CTGGAAGAATACAGCAATCAACTGGGACGTTACTTCCATGGAAAATCCTTGTCTCGCGAAGATAGCGTTGGCTTGATCTTGGAAAGTCGGCCTGAGTACGTAGGTATCTGGTTGGGTCTGAGCAAAGCCGGCTTAGTGGGTGCCCTTCTTAACACAAACCTTCGGCAGGATGTTCTGGTGCATAGTATCAAGGCTGCTAACTGCAAGGCTGTTATCTTTGgatcaaattttaaagatg CTATTAACGAAATCAGGGAGAGAATTCCGAACGTGGCACTGTATCAGTGGTCAGAATTGCCCGATACTCCATGTTTGGAAGGAGCAATCGATCTAAACCCGGAAATCAGCAACGTCGATCCCAGCCCCTTGGATACCGTGGCTCTTGGTACCCCTAGAGAcaaattgatttatatatacacatcTGGCACCACCGGGATGCCGAAAGCTGCTGTTATTACCAATTTAAG GTACATGCTGATGTCGTGCGGCGTGAATTCTATGCTGAACCTACGACCGACCGATCGAATTTACAATTCTTTACCACTCTATCACACGGCTGGAGGACTAATTGGAGTAGGTCAAGCATTACTGAGAGGAATCACGGTTGTTCTCCGCAGACGCTTCAGCGCCTCCAAATTCTGGTCGGATTGCGTCCATTATGAATGCACG ATAGCGCAATACATAGGCGAGATCTGTCGGTATCTGCTTACCGCGCCATCAGCTTCGTGTGACACCACGCACAAAGTTCGATTAATGTTTGGAAACGGTCTCAGACCTCAGATTTGGAAGCCTTTCGTGGAGAGATTCGGCGTGAAGCAAATAGGCGAATTTTACGGTGCCACTGAAGGGAATTCGAATCTTG tGAACATCGATAACAAGATTGGCGCAGTGGGATTCGTGCCACTCTGCGCTGGTTCCTTGTATCCTGTAGCGTTATTGAGAGTCGACGAAGAAACTGGAGAACCTTTGAGAGAACCAGACGGCCTGTGTATTCGTTGCAAACCTG GAGAGTCAGGTATTTTTGTGGGTAAAATCAATCCAAAGAGGGTGTTAAATGACTTCTCTGGATACGTAGATAGGAAAGCGTCGGAACAAAAAATTCTTCGCGATGTTTTTCGAAAAGGAGACCGAGTCTTCAATTCTG GTGATATTTTGCTCATGGatgaatttggatatttctacTTTAAGGATAGGACTGGTGACACGTTTAG GTGGCACGGTGAAAATGTCGCCACTTCTGAGGTAGAGGCTGTTGTCAGCAACTTGATAGGTTTAAAGGACGCAGCTGTATATGGAGTCGAG GTACCTGGAACCGAAGGAAAAGCTGGAATGGCTGCCGTTTACGATCCAGAAAACACTCTGAACATCAAAGAAATGGCAGAAggtttaaaaaaatctttgcCATCGTACGCCAGACCTCTTTTCGTTCGGGTCTTATCAGAATTACCGATGACTG tttttattttactagGCACGTTTAAGTTGAAGAAAAAGGATCTTCAAGAAGACGGATTCAATATTAAGAAg GTTTCAGATCCAATTTATTTCCTTGACAATTCTGGTGTCTATGTGAAGCTGACggaagaaatttataacaatatactcGATGGGAAGATCCGATTGTGA
- the LOC122566935 gene encoding 5-oxoprolinase, producing MSNMSNEKFEFAIDRGGTFTDVYARCPGGKIRVMKLLSVDPANYEDAPREGIRRILEQETGKKINGEIDTSLISWIRMGTTVATNALLERKGARMALLINEGFRDLLFIGNQARPNIFDLQVITPEVLYERVVEVKCRVIPALPGKCHLDSKKWRRVKGSTNEDLFITQELDEEKLKLDLEELRRSGIESLAVVLAHSYTFAEHEIRVGELAKLVGFSQVSLSHEVMPMTRIVPRGFTASADAYLTPHIKQYLQGFSSGFKDKLKGVNVLFMQSDGGLTPMNSFNGSRAILSGPAGGVVGYAMTTYGKETDLPVIGFDMGGTSTDVSRYGGNYEHVYESTTAGVTIQSAQLDVNTVAAGGGSMLFFRSGLFEVGPESAGAHPGPACYKKNGPLAVTDANLALGRLLPEYFPKIFGPNENEPLDKSRTMEAFRTLTNQINEFLTTEEHRSKMTVEEVAMGFVRVANETMCRPIRALTQAKGYDTSRHVLACFGGAGGQHACAIARSLGMGTVFVHKYAGILSAYGMALADVVEEAQEPSAEIYEQESFARLDERLDALEKKVREKIAGQGFPDSYIETESFLHLRYQGTDCALMCIPSKNSENNATKHGDFLTTFLERYQTEFGFVMSNRKILVNDIRVRGTGKIDIQEDPHLPFSNVSPKVEKTTMVYFENSYQETKVYQLHSLSPGHVIHGPAIIMDSLSTLLVEPDCTASITSRGDVKITIGQGLRAEVTTELDTIQLSIFSHRFMSIAEQMGRILQRTAISTNIKERLDFSCAVFGPDGGLVSNAPHIPVHLGAMQETVQYQMKAFNGEFSKGDVILANHPCAGGSHLPDLTVITPVFYRDVEKPVFFVASRGHHADIGGITPGSMPPHSTSLLQEGATFKSFLLVHKGVLREKELTEALMAPGKIPGSSGTRNLSDNLSDLKAQIAANHKGSLLVNELIDIYGLDVVQAYMGHIQHNAEVAVRDMLKSVGKKLLEQTGNTVATAVDYLDDGSPIQLLLNIDVDKGEAVCDFTGTGYEVWGNCNAPRAITLSALIYCLRCIVGRDVPLNQGCLKPVKVIIPKGSLLDPSEEAAVVGGNVLTSQRVVDVVLQAFGACAASQGCMNNVTLGTEEWGYYETVAGGSGAGPTWDGRGGVHTHMTNTRITDPEILELRYPVILNKFSLRPGSGGAGAHPGGDGVVREMTFRAPMMLSVLTERRVHSPPGLAGGRPGQKGRNTLQRADGRRINVGPKTAVPVYPGDTFILETPGGGGYGSPGEKMSSVQKTSQGFVERGSVFEYRKAQESV from the exons ATGAGTAATATGAGCAACGAGAAATTCGAGTTCGCTATAGATCGCGGCGGCACGTTTACCGACGTGTACGCCAGATGTCCAGGCGGGAAGATTCGGGTGATGAAACTGCTCTCTGTAGATCCTGCCAACTACGAGGACGCGCCACGCGAAGGAATTCGCAGAATTCTCGAACAG GAAACTGGAAAGAAGATCAATGGGGAAATAGATACATCGTTGATATCATGGATTCGAATGGGTACGACAGTTGCTACGAATGCTCTTTTAGAAAGAAAAGGCGCGAGAATGGCGCTCCTGATAAACGAAGGGTTCAGGGATCTTCTTTTCATAGGAAATCAAGCACGGCCGAATATATTCGACTTg cAAGTAATTACACCGGAAGTATTATATGAGAGAGTAGTCGAAGTTAAATGCAGAGTGATACCTGCGTTGCCTGGTAAATGTCACTTGGATAGTAAAAAATGGCGCAGAGTGAAGGGATCTACGAACGAGGATCTTTTTATTACTCAAGAACTCGacgaagagaaattaaaactaGATCTGGAGGAATTAAGAAGATCGGGAATTGAAAGTTTAGCCGTGGTTCTCGCGCACAGTTACAC GTTTGCGGAACACGAGATAAGAGTAGGTGAGTTGGCGAAACTGGTCGGTTTTTCGCAAGTCTCGCTTTCTCACGAAGTTATGCCCATGACGAGGATAGTTCCTCGAGGATTCACTGCTTCTGCCGATGCATATTTGACACCGCATATTAAACAATACTTGCAg GGATTCTCCTCTGGTTTCAAAGATAAATTGAAAGGGGTGAACGTTTTGTTCATGCAGAGCGATGGTGGATTGACTCCGATGAATTC ATTCAACGGGTCTCGAGCCATTCTTTCTGGTCCTGCCGGGGGTGTAGTTGGTTATGCGATGACTACTTATGGCAAAGAGACCGATTTACCGGTGATCGGGTTCGATATGGGTGGCACCTCAACTGACGTCAGTCGTTATGGTGGTAACTATGAGCACGTCTACGAGAGCACGACCGCTGGCGTCACGATCCAGTCTGCACAG TTGGACGTGAACACAGTTGCGGCAGGAGGTGGATCGATGCTTTTCTTCAGGTCGGGTCTCTTCGAGGTAGGACCTGAAAGCGCTGGAGCCCATCCTGGTCCGGCGTGCTACAAGAAGAACGGTCCTCTGGCTGTCACTGATGCGAATCTAGCTTTGGGAAGACTCTTGCCGGAGTATTTCCCCAAGATATTTGGTCCGAATGAGAATGAACCACTGGACAAGTCTCGAACGATGGAAGCTTTCCGAACACTTACGAATCAA ATAAACGAATTTCTAACGACAGAGGAGCATAGATCGAAGATGACCGTCGAAGAAGTAGCAATGGGATTCGTCAGAGTGGCCAACGAAACTATGTGTCGACCAATACGAGCTTTAACACAG GCAAAAGGCTATGACACATCTCGCCACGTTTTGGCGTGTTTCGGAGGTGCAGGTGGGCAACACGCGTGTGCCATTGCACGTTCTCTAGGAATGGGGACTGTCTTCGTTCATAAATACGCTGGAATTTTATCGGCCTACGGAATGGCCCTGGCTGATGTCGTGGAAGAAGCTCAGGAACCCAGTGCGGAAATTTATGAACAAg AATCATTTGCACGTCTGGATGAGCGTCTAGATGCCTTAGAAAAGAAGGTTCGAGAAAAGATAGCAGGTCAAGGATTTCCTGATTCTTATATAGAGACGGAATCTTTCCTGCATTTGCGCTATCAAGGAACAGATTGCGCTCTAATGTGCATCCCTagtaaaaattctgaaaataacGCCACGAAGCATGGGGATTTCCTTACTACGTTCTTGGAAAG GTACCAAACAGAGTTTGGTTTCGTTATGTCCAACCGAAAGATTCTGGTGAACGACATAAGAGTAAGAGGCACAGGAAAGATTGATATCCAGGAAGATCCACATCTACCTTTCTCCAATGTTTCACCAAAGGTAGAAAAG ACTACCATGGTGTACTTCGAAAATAGTTACCAGGAGACCAAAGTGTACCAATTGCATTCTCTCTCACCTGGCCACGTGATTCACGGGCCGGCCATTATAATGGACAGCCTGAGCACTCTTTTGGTCGAGCCCGATTGCACCGCATCGATCACATCTCGCGGCGATGTGAAGATAACGATCGGTCAAGGGCTAAGGGCCGAGGTCACGACCGAACTGGATACCATTCAACTGAGCATCTTCTCTCATCGTTTCATGAGCATCGCCGAACAAATGGGCAG GATTCTTCAGCGAACCGCTATCTCAACGAACATCAAGGAGCGTTTGGATTTTTCATGCGCGGTCTTTGGACCCGATGGTGGTCTGGTTTCCAATGCTCCGCACATACCCGTGCACTTGGGTGCCATGCAGGAAACGGTTCAATATCAAATGAAGGCTTTCAACGGTGAATTTTCAAAAGGGGACGTGATCCTCGCGAATCATCCCTGCGCTGGAGGATCGCATCTTCCAGATCTTACTGTCATCACCCCCGTGTTTTACAg AGACGTAGAGAAGCCAGTGTTTTTTGTAGCCAGCAGAGGACATCATGCTGACATAGGAGGCATTACACCTGGCTCCATGCCACCACATTCAACCTCTTTGCTACAG GAAGGAGCGACTTTCAAGAGTTTCTTGTTGGTTCACAAAGGGGTattgagagagaaagagttgACGGAAGCGTTGATGGCACCTGGAAAGATCCCAGGAAGTTCCGGAACCAGAAATCTGTCTGACAATCTGAGCGATCTCAAGGCTCAGATTGCAGCCAAtcataaa GGGTCACTGTTAGTCAATGAACTGATCGATATATACGGCCTCGATGTAGTGCAAGCTTACATGGGTCATATTCAACACAACGCTGAGGTTGCTGTGAGGGATATGTTAAAATCTGTTGGCAAAAAGCTTCTTGAGCAAACTGGAAACACTGTAGCAACTGCAGTAGATTATCTGGATGACGGAAGTCCTATTCAGCTCCTTTTGAACATTGACGTGGACAAGGGCGAAGCGGTCTGTGATTTTAC tgGTACAGGGTATGAAGTATGGGGCAACTGTAACGCGCCTAGGGCTATTACTCTTTCTGCGTTAATTTATTGTCTGAGATGCATAGTGGGCAGAGATGTTCCTTTGAATCAG GGTTGCTTAAAGCCCGTAAAGGTAATTATTCCAAAAGGGTCTCTTTTAGATCCTTCAGAGGAGGCAGCGGTGGTCGGTGGCAACGTGCTCACGTCGCAACGCGTAGTTGATGTAGTTCTGCAAGCTTTCGGAGCTTGTGCAGCGTCACAGGGTTGCATGAACAATGTAACGCTTGGCACTGAGGAATGGGGTTATTACGAAACTGTTGCTGGAGGCAGTGGAGCC GGGCCAACATGGGACGGTAGAGGAGGAGTTCACACACACATGACAAATACAAGAATCACCGATCCAGAGATATTAGAACTTCGTTATCCAGTTATTCTTAACAAGTTTTCTCTTCGACCCGGAAGCGGGGGAGCTGGTGCTCATCCTGGTGGCGATGGTGTCGTTCGTGAAATGACATTTAG agcTCCCATGATGTTGTCTGTATTGACGGAAAGAAGAGTGCATAGCCCACCGGGACTAGCAGGAGGACGGCCAGGTCAGAAAGGACGAAACACATTACAAAGAGCCGATGGTAGAAGAATTAATGTAGGCCCCAAAACCGCGGTGCCTGTTTACCCTGGG GATACGTTCATTCTGGAAACTCCTGGAGGCGGTGGCTACGGTTCTCCCGGCGAAAAAATGTCATCGGTGCAGAAAACATCTCAAGGATTCGTCGAACGTGGTAGCGTGTTCGAATATAGAAAAGCACAAGAATCTGTATAA